A part of Deinococcus aerius genomic DNA contains:
- a CDS encoding HpcH/HpaI aldolase/citrate lyase family protein → MITSPLRPRSVLFAPGNRADLIAKLPRSEPDAAVLDLEDAVPGTGEAKAAARPVARDAARDLIAAAPHLAVFVRVNAVHSPFFEEDLAVLTPELAGVVVPKLESAADVRRVKEALSARGLDLPLLAGLETGAGVWNAREIMAEEAVAWAYFGAEDYTTDLGGTRTPGNLEVLYARSHVALAARLTGVHALDIVVTRLNDEAAFREDATQGRALGYGGKLCIHPAQVPLAHEYFGPTEAEAERARRLLAAAHAAAREGRGAFSFEGQMVDEPMLAKARAILHARGEHV, encoded by the coding sequence GTGATCACCTCCCCCCTGCGCCCCCGCAGCGTCCTGTTCGCGCCGGGCAACCGCGCGGACCTGATCGCCAAGCTTCCCCGCTCTGAACCCGACGCCGCCGTTCTCGACCTGGAGGACGCGGTGCCGGGGACCGGGGAGGCGAAGGCTGCCGCCCGCCCGGTCGCCCGCGACGCGGCCCGTGACCTGATCGCCGCCGCGCCCCACCTCGCCGTGTTCGTGCGGGTGAACGCGGTCCACTCGCCCTTTTTCGAGGAGGACCTGGCTGTGCTGACGCCGGAGCTCGCGGGCGTCGTGGTCCCCAAGCTGGAATCGGCGGCGGACGTGCGGCGGGTGAAGGAGGCGCTCTCAGCGCGGGGCCTGGACCTCCCCCTCCTCGCCGGGCTGGAGACGGGGGCGGGGGTCTGGAACGCGCGGGAAATTATGGCGGAAGAGGCTGTGGCCTGGGCCTACTTCGGGGCGGAGGACTACACCACCGACCTGGGAGGCACCCGCACGCCCGGCAACCTGGAGGTGCTGTACGCCCGCTCCCACGTCGCACTCGCTGCCCGGCTGACCGGGGTTCACGCGCTCGACATTGTGGTGACGAGATTGAACGACGAGGCCGCCTTCCGGGAGGACGCCACGCAGGGCCGGGCGCTGGGGTACGGCGGCAAACTCTGCATCCACCCGGCGCAGGTGCCCCTCGCGCACGAGTATTTCGGTCCCACCGAGGCGGAGGCGGAACGCGCCCGCCGCCTACTCGCTGCCGCCCACGCCGCCGCGCGGGAGGGCCGGGGCGCCTTCTCCTTCGAGGGTCAGATGGTGGACGAACCCATGCTCGCCAAGGCCCGCGCCATCCTGCACGCCAGGGGGGAACACGTATGA
- a CDS encoding MaoC family dehydratase, protein MNDDLTRPQGRYFEELTPGTVIRHRITRTVTEADNVFFTTLTMNPQPLHLDREYAAATEFGQPLVNSLLTLSLLVGLSVHELTLGTLVANLGLTDVVFPKPVFHGDTIRAESEVLEARGSRSRPDAGIVTVEHRAINQRGEIVARCKRTALMQRRPEVSPPPQG, encoded by the coding sequence ATGAACGACGACCTGACCCGCCCCCAGGGCCGCTACTTCGAGGAGCTGACGCCCGGCACGGTGATTCGCCACCGCATCACCCGCACTGTCACCGAGGCGGACAACGTCTTTTTCACCACGCTGACGATGAACCCGCAGCCGCTGCACCTCGACCGCGAGTACGCCGCCGCGACCGAGTTCGGGCAGCCCCTCGTGAACAGCCTGCTCACGCTGAGCCTGCTCGTGGGCCTGAGCGTCCACGAGCTGACGCTGGGCACCCTGGTCGCCAATCTGGGCCTGACGGACGTGGTGTTCCCCAAACCCGTCTTCCACGGTGACACCATCCGCGCCGAGTCGGAGGTGCTGGAGGCCCGGGGGAGCCGCAGCCGCCCGGACGCCGGGATCGTGACCGTCGAGCACCGGGCGATCAACCAGCGGGGCGAGATCGTGGCCCGGTGCAAGCGGACGGCGCTGATGCAGCGCAGGCCGGAGG